The Zea mays cultivar B73 chromosome 7, Zm-B73-REFERENCE-NAM-5.0, whole genome shotgun sequence DNA segment AGTCGGTCAGCCAGAACGACTAGCAAGTCGTCCGACTTGAAAACAATGGTTGGTCATGCCATTGTTGACCAGTTTTACCGTAAACCATCACAGGAGATGGTCAAATCTATCGAGTGAAATATCTTTTTCTGGTTAATTTAATTTGAAGCTAATTCACATGATAGCATCTGCTGATTTTTGTTATCTCCACGTCCACTTGCAACTTAAATGACTAAAGGGCCTGAGAAGGAGCTACTTCAGCTTGCAGCGTTTGGGGAACTACGTGCATTGTTTCCAAGTGTCCAGATTCACATTGAGCTTGTCGGACCAGAAGTTCCAAAGTCCAGGCAAGCAACACAATCTGGTTTTCATTTTGGTATTATGGTATAGGAGAAACTTAGCATGCAATTTGGTATTTCCTTGTGTTTGTCTGCTTTACAATTTGACGACAATACCTTTTACATTTTTATCAACTTCTATAATGTTTTATATCTTTgggttatttttttaaaaaaagtagTTTGTTTGTTGATAATGCAGTAGAGCAGTGTTTATTTTTTTATCGAACACTAAGGAGGGTTGTGCATCGTTATCTATACTAATCTATTAAAAACCTAATGTGGGCACTTGGTGCTACCACGACTCGACGCCGTGCCCTGTGGGCTCTACGCTCAGCGCCCACACAACGCTCTCTCAGCTACTGTCCTGTGGACCCTAGCGCCCACGCAGCTAGCTACTGCGCCTGTCCAGCACCCAAACCCGCCCGCACAAAAAATAGTGCAGAGCGAGTGCTCGAACCCACGCCCCCTACTCTTGAAATTTAGGGTTAACCATCAGACCACACGTACCTTAGTGTttacaaataaacaataattatatttgaataaatatcttaatacctatttatatgatatatacaaCCGGAGCAAAGCACAGACAACTgactatattaagaagaaaaaggagaacgATTCTTACAAACCACACACACATCCTCACAAAATATTCTTTTTACCATCTTATTTATCTGTTGTGTGCCTTATTCAACAAGATCTACATTTTAAATTAGCTACTATATGCTCAATGATATATTGGTTTTGTGTTCATGTTCTTTTCCCTGGTTCTGGTAACTGATATGGTACCTGTTGACAGGGATGGAGAGGTTGTGAACATTTCCAGATATGCATGTTGTTCTGATAAGAGTTGCTGTTGTAAATCTTCTATTGGTTCCAAAGACTTGAGTTGCACTGCAGTGACACTCAAACTGTGGAAAGGTTTCTATCATGAGAGATGCAGTGATATATTGAAGGTTCTCTCTACAATTACTCCTATTTTCTAAAAAGATGTGAAGTTACCCACCATATTATAGAGCCAAGCATGTCCTTATtgtaaagtttagaaagaatgttAATACTGGACAAGCTTTCACATGCATCACACACAGTTCTGTATTGTCTGGTGCTATACATAGTTGTAGGTCCAGTTAATTCTAGAAGTGCTAAGTTATTTACAGTCTTCTGCTTACGTTGTATCTTGTAAGCTCAGCTCTCCAATAATCACTGGAATGTGTAGAACTCATAACTCATTTCCTAGCAGGTCGATTTCTGATTTTCTGTTAATTTACAAACAAAAGTATGAAAAGAAAAGAGCACCATGCCGCTGCTGCTTGCTGGTGGCCCCTACCAGAGCTACAGCTAGCTTTAGCACTGAACCATAGACCTAATGCTATTTTTCCAACAGATCTAGAGCGTGTTCTACCATTTGAGAGATGATGACATGTCTTGTTTGAAACTGATAAAAATGATTTACTCACCAGATAATTCAGTTGGCAGGTACTCTTGAAATATTTTTTCCCTTAATGCGGAAACACTACCTGCTAATACTTGTCCTCTTGGTAGGATTCCGTTCCACAACTTATTTTTGCCCCAAATGCGGGTGTGGCTGCATATCCTAGTTGGATGCCAACTATTGTGAGTATCTTGTTTTTAATTGTCTGTTAGACATGTATGTATATACTCGTTTACATTAAGAACCTCATGTTTCCTTACAGCAGCCTCATGTTATTGGCTGTGAGATGCCATACGGCACTGTTTGTTCCTACTTTACCAATACTCCTTCTgtcccaaattaaaattcgtttttagtaaattaatagattcatacatcacttgatgtatgtgttttatatatgtggctaggttcatcatcatccatttaaatatagacataaaaaccaaGAGCTAAAATGAATACTATTTTAGAACGGAGAGAGTATTTTTAACTAGTCAATTTGATTCCGAGGCGCATGCAGAACATAAACTTCacaatggattgtaatctttttcatttgtaATCCCAACAATTTTCACCAACCATATTACTCATATTTTATTGAAGCACGAGATGTCAATACATTATTTGAGAATTCATTATGCTGCTGCATCGGACCAGATAATATCAACTAGTGTTTTGCCTTAGCCTGCAATTAGCTTTACTTGTTGGTCCTCATCATCATTCATATTTCATTTCACTAAAGGAAATGATAAGGCAGACTGGGATTCCTGCAATCTTTACGGACTTCTGTGAAGAAGCTGCACATCTAGCATCCTGCTGCATAAGCTCCATAACTGGTCAACCCCTTAAAATTCCAGTATGTGTTAGACTTTGTCATTGTTGTTTCTTTTCAATTGTAGCTATTGAGCAAACAAATGAATCGTCATGATCTATCATGCCTTTTCCAGATCCAGGTAAATCCTTTCAGGCAGCCAGTTGCAGCGGAAAACAATGCATTATACGTACCATGTTATTCAAATTGCTTTGTTTTTGGGATGTAAAATTGCCCTGTCACCAGGAAGTATATTTAGAGATTGATTTGTCAAGAAATGGAATGTGAATTTTCAAAGAAGACAAGGGTGCCATTCCTAGAACATCTGAGATGGGAGGTTTTTATTTCTGAGAGATGATGGAATTAGGATTTAATGTTGGTACACTTAGAATTTGAGAAGACAAGTTGCACAAATCAAGAGGAACACTGGAAGGGCTAGGAATAGCATGTGTACAAGCCGACTAGGAGAAAATGTATTTTATTTGAACCTCTGAAAATATTTAGATACTGCAATTGTAAGATTTTCGCATCAACCGATTCTTGAAATACACTTTTTCATAATTGGGAGATGTATATGTTTTCTTATGGTGGAGCTAcatattatctaattttgttgttCACAGCAATCTGGAGGACCGAGATTGTAAGAACTGATTTTGATTCATAAAAACATAGACCAGTGTTCCATGTCTATACCAGAACAGAATCATTTCTTGATATTATAACTCTCCCAGGGTATGCCATTCCAAAGTTAAAGTAAAATGCTTATTGTATAGATTATGGAGAATATGTTCCATGAAACAGCAACAGAATCAAACTGTAAGTTTCTGGTTGCAACCCTTTCTCTCATCCATTTCCATTATGATTTACATATGTAACATACATCATTATATCTAACACACAGCCCTATCTCAAACAAATGAGCAAGCATACACCACTCCAGAAAAAGTTAATGAGGCAAACCACAGAAATTCTATGCAACATAATATATATGTATTTGTATGTTAGTTTTCTGTGTTCAGCGTTGTGGAGAAATCTGGCTGAACACCTGCTTCTGCATCCTGATTTTGTGTCCTTTTTTCACATTTTCATCGGCAATGAGAATATCATCTATCCATGAGACTATATTATGAGCCAAACTTTCCAGCACCCTCGAGTAGCTCTCCAGTATTGCATGTCCAATGTCCTGTAAGCAGGTAAGATGCAAGAATGTTACTTATATTGCATTATAGTTCTTGAACGCAGAACCTGTATATTTTCGTTCTGATCTGATGTGATTATCAAAACAGTTAGTACATTTAGTTCTTTTTGCATAAGCATCAaccagtgtgtgtgtgtgtgtatatatatatttcaTCACGAACGTTTTCTGGTAACAAGGAAAATGCAGATAAACATGGAATAATCTGAATTTTTCCTTTCTTGTTTTATGTTAGCCATTACCTTGTTGTACTGAATCTTGCTTGTGTCCAGGGTAGTCTGTGACAGGCCTGGGAACCTCTGCTTCAAGCACAGGAGTAAGCTTCTGGCCCTACTGGCAAGGACCAGATTCTTGTCTCCATCAGCATTCAGCTCGGTAACATTCTCCCATTTGGACACCACATGTGTTGCACTTGCTTTTCTTCGCCACACGTACATAGCAGCTTCAACACGGTCTGCAATCTCAAGTGCATCATGTTCTGAGCTCAAACTGAGGAAGTTGAGGAGGTGCTCTGGAGAGAACTGATCGCCTGAAGACATATACCGGTAGATGGTGTCTCCTACACCCACCCTCCCACTCTGTGGGGTAACATAACATCTATCAGAAGCGAGCAAATGGAGGATCTTGACTCTTGACAGAATAAAACTGTTCAGAGAGACAGACTTTGCATGGGAGGATCAGATTACGTGACTGACATACCTTTGGAAGTGTCTCCAAGTATGATAATGGAACTTGCATTTCAGAGAGAATACTGCTGTTGATTTCCATGGCCATCTTGTGGATCTGGCTTGCCTGGTCTCTTTTCTGCTGCAGTTCACGGTGCATGCAATCAGACAGCCCAGAGTCTGGGACACATGGCTCAGGTAACCACCATTTATCCTCACTTCGCTGGAATGATTTCTTGCTTTCTTTGAAGGATTGGTTCCTCTGGTCTGCATACCAGAACTCTGGCTTGTGAAAGCTATCCAATATACCCTACAGAATGAAATTCAGCCATACATTTAGGTACCAGAATGAATTGTTTTGAGAGGATTATGTGAATCAAGACTCACGAGGAGCATTGTTTCTAGTTTTTCGAGTGCAGGAAGGTTCATCAGGATATCTGATCTTGGTGAGGTTGCCATCACCTGTTGAAATCAGAAAATCGAGTCTCAATCAGGATGCCATGAGGATGAAGCACATCAAACTTTGAGATCGAGTGATGGTATTATGACATTTACATCATGTGTGCTTCCATCAGGCATGGCCTGGACAGTAGGTGAGAATTCAACAATGTATTCACAAATGGAGAGGAGGCAATCCATCTCCCTGTTCCACATTGATCTCTTCTCAGGGGACAGTGGCTCCAACCTGTGGCAGGTCCCAAACACTGTTGCTGCAGTTAACAAAAGAAGAGAATCCTGCATTATATCAAAGTGAGTTTAAAGGATGAACACATGATGAATTTCCACGGGTAGATACCATATAGGTTGGTGATGGAATTGGATATGGCCACAGCAGTGCAGACACCTTTGCCGCTCCCCGACATGTCCTCCCCAAGCAGCAACTTCGTGTACTTCTCCTTCATCAGCTCCATCTCTGAAAGAGAAGAGAAGCCATCAAGAACCAGAAAACGCCACAAGGAACATGAACTAAACAGGTTGACATCCGTTACCTTCCTCCTCCATTGACTTCTCAACAATAATAACTTGCTGTGTTTTCTTCATGCTCAGCCTGCTCACCGACGGTGAGAGGCATGACGGCGCTACTGGTTTTGCCGGCATTGTGCGGCTCGTGCTATGGCTGCACATCTGTGGTGACGACACATGATTCTCCTGCTCGTCTCCACTGTCGGAGAAGGAGGCAACCTGGAACAACGGGCGCGAATAGCTTCGGTCATAGCTGTGGCTGTGGAAGCCCGGGAACCCTGAACCATCGCTCATTGCTGTTCTTGATGTTGCTGCTCGTCCAAGCCTGGTTCAGACGACCTGGAGG contains these protein-coding regions:
- the LOC103633172 gene encoding rop guanine nucleotide exchange factor 3, with translation MSDGSGFPGFHSHSYDRSYSRPLFQVASFSDSGDEQENHVSSPQMCSHSTSRTMPAKPVAPSCLSPSVSRLSMKKTQQVIIVEKSMEEEEMELMKEKYTKLLLGEDMSGSGKGVCTAVAISNSITNLYATVFGTCHRLEPLSPEKRSMWNREMDCLLSICEYIVEFSPTVQAMPDGSTHDVMATSPRSDILMNLPALEKLETMLLGILDSFHKPEFWYADQRNQSFKESKKSFQRSEDKWWLPEPCVPDSGLSDCMHRELQQKRDQASQIHKMAMEINSSILSEMQVPLSYLETLPKSGRVGVGDTIYRYMSSGDQFSPEHLLNFLSLSSEHDALEIADRVEAAMYVWRRKASATHVVSKWENVTELNADGDKNLVLASRARSLLLCLKQRFPGLSQTTLDTSKIQYNKDIGHAILESYSRVLESLAHNIVSWIDDILIADENVKKGHKIRMQKQVFSQISPQR